The Vibrio marisflavi CECT 7928 region TGGCCTAGATAATGTGGACCACTATCAGTATTCATACCTGTGGTCTCAGTATCGAGTACAACGATGCGATTCTGGTCAGAATTGTGGCTAGTATTCATAATAATAATTGTGTCAGACTATGTAATTAACGTACTTCATTCAATAGTATCAAATCATGACGAAACAAGTAGAAATTTTCACCGACGGTTCCTGCTTAGGTAATCCAGGTCCTGGCGGCTACGGCATCTTAATGCGTTACAAAGACATTGAAAAGCCACTGTCAAAAGGATTTAAACTGACAACGAATAATCGAATGGAGATGATGGCTGCAGTGGTCGCATTAAAGACATTAAAAGAACCATGCGATGTGATACTCACGACCGACAGCCAGTACGTGCGCCAAGGAATTACTCAGTGGATTCACAATTGGAAAAAACGTAACTGGAAAACTGCGGACAAGAAACCTGTCAAAAACGCCGATTTATGGAAAGCGCTCGACGCAGAATCTCAACGTCATCAAATTGATTGGCGGTGGGTAAAAGGACACGCTGGCCATAGAGAAAACGAAATTTGTGATGAGTTAGCTAGGACTGCGGCTGAAGCCCCAACCGAAGAAGACAGTGGATATATTACAGAACAGGGTTAACTTTTATTTTTTGTATGGCTGTTGTAGTTAACACTCACGGGAGATAGCTTACGCTTCAGTTGCCAATGCGGGCGTATAGGCTTTAGCGGATAAGTACGTTTGCGAGCCACAATAAAGTACAAGCTACCAAATATTTGAATCCAGTTACTAAAGCTATTTTCCAGTGCCGTCCACATTGGTGGATAAGTTTGAAACGGAAATACAGCATAAGAGTCTTGGTGGATAACTTGGTAATTCAACAAGCCTAACCAGTCTTTAATTCGGTTAGGCGTAAACATCCGACCACTCCAAGGTAAATTATTTTTCCGCCAAGGCATTAGGCTGGATAACCCTGTAATACTGATCGGGTTAAACCCAGTCACAATAAGGTACCCGTCATCAATCATAACCCTGTCAACTTCGCGCAGCATTCTGTGCGGGTCGTTACAATAATCTAACTGATGAGCCATGATCACCGCATCAAAACTTTTTTCCAAAAATGGTAAGTCATAGCCATCAGCAACAATATTATGCAACTCGTTCTGGATATCTAAGTTCACTTGGTGTTGAATACTACAATCAACACTGGTGAGCTCACAGCTTAAGCCTCCTAGCTTTAGCATGTGGTAACCAAATAATTTTGGGCTCCACTCATCGAGGCGAAGCTGAATAGACTCACTTACCCATTGGCCGTTTTTCAATTGGGCCCACGAGTGAGGTTTTTCTAGCTCTTTTTCGCTGCGTGCTGGCTTCATTAATACTCTATTTTCTCTTGGATGTTGGAGACTCAAGAATGTTACATATCAAAAGCATACCTGCATTTAATGATAATTACATCTGGCTGATAAAAAATAGTGATAATCGCTGTGCAGTGGTCGATCCCGGAGATGCTGAGCCCGTACTCGATTACCTCAATCAGCATGACTTAAAGTTAGAAGCAATTTTAATAACTCACCATCATCACGATCATATAGGCGGCATTGCTGAGTTGGTACGCCAACACCCTGAGGTCAATGTTGTTGGCCCAGCCTCTGAGCCCGTCCCTACTCTCACTCATGAAGTCAAAGCGGGTGATCAGATAGAGCTATTTGGTGAAGTCTTTTTGGTATTAGGCTTACCTGGGCATACTAATGGCCATATTGGCTATGTGGGAGACGCGAAGTTGTTCTGCGGTGATGTGCTTTTCTCCGCTGGATGTGGTCGTGTCTTTGAAGGCACTATGGAAGAAATGTATAGCTCACTAAATAAAATATGCGCGCTACCAGAGGAAACCGAAGTCTATTGTGCTCATGAATACACAGCAGCCAATATCGCTTTTGCTCTTGCGGTTGAGCCAGACAATGACCTTCTTCGACAATATCGAGATAAGGTCAATCGTCTAAGAGGACAAAACGTTCCAACCATTCCGACAAGCATACGCCAAGAGAAGTGGGTCAACCCATTTCTCCGTACAGATCAAGCAAGTGTGATTAAATCAGTCTCCAATCGAACCGGAAAAACTGATCCTTTGTCAATATTTACAGCATTACGCGAGTGGAAAAACGAATTTTGACAATTTGAGGGTTGTCACCAATATGTTATGACAAGTATTATCAGCAGCCGTGTCAAAAAAGGGCTGTGTAATGCGAGTAAAATACAGCTGGGTTTTAGCTATGCTTCTATCGGGCTGTCAGCTAACCCAGTCAACTGATCAAAATCTACCTGAGCAAACCAATAATCCACCCCAGTCTGTGAAAAAAGCGCACCCCGAAAGTGAAATCGCGCAAACTCCTTCTCAGTCTAGCTCCGTAGAAAACTCGCATAAAGTACAACACAAAGTTGCGAAGGTAACACCACAAACACAAAAAGATGTGTGGCATAGGATCGGTATGCAATTGCACATGCCGATCCCAAACAATCAGCTCGTCAACTATTATAGAACTTGGTACATCACACACCCTAGCCACCTCAAGGTAGTTTCTGAACGAGCGGCTCCATTTTTGTACCTAATTACGAAAAAGATAGAGAAGCGCGGACTACCGTTGGAACTCGCCCTACTTCCAGTAGTTGAAAGTGCTTTTGATCCATTTGCGTATTCACATGGTAGCGCTGCAGGTCTTTGGCAAATTGTCCCCGGAACTGGCAGAAGCCTAGGCCTTAAACGTAACTATTGGTACGACGGCCGTCGTGATGTGGACGCGGCAACTGATGCTGCTCTGGACTACCTCACTCAGCTAAACAAACGCTTCGATGGCAATTGGTACAATACTATCGCTGCATATAATAGTGGCGGCGGGCGCGTTTCTTCTGCGATTCGTAAAAATAAACGATTAGGCAAACCGACTGATTTCTTCTCACTGGATTTACCAAATGAAACCAGTGCTTACGTACCTAAACTACTTGCACTTGCTGACATCGTCGCGCATCAGAAAAAATATGGCGTACATATTCCACCAATTGCCAACAAACCCGTTGTCGAGCTAGTTAACCCGAAGGAGCAGCTTGATCTCGCCATTGCTGCAAAGTATGCCAATATTTCAGTTAAAGAGCTTCAAGAGCTGAATCCAGCATACAACCAGTGGGCTACTGCTCCTGAAGGGCCGTATCAGCTTCTGCTGCCAATCAAATCTATCGCGAGATTTGAAAAAGAAGTAAAAGACAACCCAGGCAGAGGAATGAAGCTAATTCGCTACAAAGTGAAATCTGGCGATGCATTAATTTCCTTGGCGAAGAAGTACAATACAACGCCAAAAGTCATTCGAGTCGCTAACAATTTAACAGGTAACACAATTCGAGTGGGTCAATATTTGTTGATACCGACTTCAACGAAGAATGACCAAGTCTATGCGCTTAGCGCCTCCAATCGTTTAGCCAAGATTCAATCTGAGTCTCAAGGCAAATATAAGCTGACTCACACTGTTAAATCTGGCGACAGCTTGTGGAGTATCGCAAGAGAGAACAAGGTGTCATATCGTTCTCTCGCGAAGTGGAACGGCATGGGCCCTAGAGACACATTACGTGTTGGTCAAAAGCTTGTAATTTGGAAAAAAGCGACCGATGGCGCAATCATCCGAACTGTATTCTATAAAGTAAGATCCGGTGACACGATTGATGCTATTGCATACAAATTCAAAGTCAGTAGAAATGACATAGTGAAATGGAATGGCCTTGCTAACCAAAAGTACATTCAGCCAGGCCAGAAGCTAAAACTGTATGTGGACGTGACGAAAGTAAGCGTTTAATTATCTAAGCTTTAAACTATCATATTGTGCTCGCAAATTGCGGGCACAATTTTTTGGGGAACACCAGCTCAATCAATCAAGCTAAAACTAGCAATGAGTGGATTATGGTCAGAGGCAGTGGTCACTGGGGAGTGCGCCTTATCAAGTATCAATCCTCTATAGAACAGGTGATCTAAAGGTAAGCCGTTTATAAACTGTCTACGGTTATCTGGGCTAAATTTTGCTTCTTCTACACCAATCTCATGCAAATTTCTCTTCAATACTTTTAATCGCCCAGCACTCCAGCTATTAAAATCCCCACCGATTAACACTGGACCAGAGTGTTCATGTAAACGACTCACCAGCGTTTTAATTTGTTGCTGGTACTCTTTGGTTCCGTAGGTAAAGTTAATCGCGTGCAGATTTACAACTGCTAATGTCTGCCCATTGGACAGTTTGTACAAACTAAATAGGCCAGATTTGGGTAACCGGATCCAAGGCTCTTTTTCAGTGTACGCACATGCAAACATTGGTGAGGAAGAAGAAAGGCTAAGTACACCAGCAGGGACCTTAAAGGCCTTAAAAGCATCAACCTGAATTGCAAATTTATCTTCGCTTTCTATCCAGTTTTCCAGCGCTGGAGTTAAGCTAGATTCTTGCAACAATACCAATTGCGCATCGGAACTGTAGCGCTGTAACGCACTGCGCCAGTTATCTCGGTTTTGCTTATATATGTTCCAGACTAAAACGTTGATTTTACCATTGCTATCAATCGGTCTCGATGACTTATTCTCGTAGCAAAAAATATGCTTTTCTACTTTAGCACCGTCGATTATAGACAAGGTTGGCGCACCGGGGAGATCAAATACCAGTGAGTAACCAGTCACTACAGAAGCAGACACTGCAGTGATCACTCCCAAAATCTTAGTCTTTTTCTTCATATGTTAATCTGAAGCTTAAGGGGCCAAAATACTCGCCCCTATTTTCTATATACTTAAATGGCTTCTTCGTCTTCTTCACCGGTACGGATTCGAACAACGCGCTCTATATCAGTGATAAAGATTTTGCCATCGCCAATTTTTCCTGTTTGCGCTGTTTCAATAATAGTATCTACACACTGATCAAGAACATCACTAGCAACAACAATCTCCAGTTTAACCTTAGGCAAAAAATCCACCATGTATTCTGCGCCTCGGTAAAGCTCAGTATGACCTTTTTGTCGACCGAAACCCTTCACTTCAGATACCGTCATACCTGTAATACCCACTTCTGCTAGTGCTTCTCTAACATCATCTAGCTTAAAAGGTTTAATTATCGCTTCGACTTTCTTCATTTTTATTCCTTATATATTAGCGAGTTAAATTCTGTATATTGGCTTCGCACTAATGCAAAAACCTTCAACACTTTCTTCTGAAGTTTGAGTCAGCTACTTTAGACCTGCATAATACGCCGCTAGGTTTTTGATGTCCTGCTCAGACAATAAGCTGGCTTGCGCTTGCATCACATTAGATAAGCCACCGCTTCTTTGGTTGTTTTTATAGGCGTTCATAGAACTTATCAAATACTGCTCATTCTGCCCCTTTAAGTTCGGATAGCCCGGAATGACAGCAATGCCATCCGTACCATGACATGCGCCACATACTACCGCTTTTTTCTTTCCTTCCGCAGCATCACCCTTTGCCACTACCCCAACACTAAAAGTCAGCATGCCCAGTATCATCGCGTAAGTACAAATTCTCATAACCTTTCCCTGCTAGCTAATCGCAAATTTCAGTTTCACACAGATTGAACGTCGTTGTCCCATATGAGCTCACACTCTTGGCCATAAAAAGCTCTATCCACGAACAGCCCTGCAACCGCAACAACTTGGCCGTCGCACATTAATATTGGTGTTCTTCGCCTCAGCCAGCTCGGTACTTTGTACTCTTGGAATAGCTTTTTGAGCTTGCGGCTGTGGTTTCGTTCCAAAGGATGAGCGGAAAGCCCTTCTGGATTAAAAGTCACTAAGAGTGAGCCTTTCTTCTCTTCTGGTATAGCTATATTCCCACTAGTGAAGCTTTGCTTTAGTGTTAGCGAGCCCAAAGAATCAGGGAGATCAACGGTCGTATTGAGTTCTATTGGAGTTTGCCAATCAGATATATCTTCTGCGCTCTTAAGGATATATAGCTTGTTGTTAAAACGACGAAACTGCGCATCAGAAGTATTCAATTGTGGGTTTGCATCTGCAGCTGCCATCGCAACTTCCAACCACAACTTACTGAGCTGAACTTGACTGGGCATCAAAAAGCCACAGCGCCTCGTCCACATTCTTAACAGTTGGTTTCTTGCTCTTTCACTGTACTCATCTAAGCCTTCAATCTCGATACTGTTGTCAGAGTCTACCAACAAGTTCAATGGCTGTGTTAGCAGTTCATCGAGCAAAGCTTCTTGCTCTGCGCAATGTTGGGCACTACGACGAATCGCTTGTGGAAATGATGGCCAACGCTCACCGAGTAATGGCGTTACTCGGTGGCGGATAAAGTTCCTGTCAAAACGTGTATCCAGGTTACTTTCGTCGTCAACCCAGTGAAGCTTACGTTCAGCTGCATATTCTTCGACCTGTTTTCTAGAAATATCCAGCATAGGACGTACGATAATACCTTGGCCAAAAGGTTTCACTTCAGGCATCGCAGCAAGACCTTTAGGGCCACTTCCCCTTTTCAAGGCTAGAAGGAAAGTTTCGACTTGGTCATCCGCATGCTGCCCCGTCAGCAAAACATCGCCAGCATCGATATATTTCTGTAGTGCATGATAACGGCCATCGCGTGCCAGCTTTTCCAAACTATCACCACTCGAAATATCGAGTGTAAGGTTTTCTATATAGAGCGGCACTTGGTACTCATCACACCAAATTTGACATTTATCAGCCCAAGCAGCAGCATTCTTACTTAGTCCATGGTTAACATGAACCGCGATACAGTTAACTCTTTGCTTGTCTCGAAACTCGGCCAGTAGATCTAACATGACTCGGGAATCAATTCCGCCACTCAATGCCAATACAAGTTTTGGTTTACTGCCTACCAGCTTTACTAATTTGCCAGCAAATGCTGGATATAAATCACTCATCACTTTCCACAACGCCTATGGCCTGCTGACAATATTATGGTAGTTCTAGAAAAAGAAAAAGGGCCGAACTAAGTCGACCCTTTTACACATGAAACTGTTTAG contains the following coding sequences:
- the rnhA gene encoding ribonuclease HI encodes the protein MTKQVEIFTDGSCLGNPGPGGYGILMRYKDIEKPLSKGFKLTTNNRMEMMAAVVALKTLKEPCDVILTTDSQYVRQGITQWIHNWKKRNWKTADKKPVKNADLWKALDAESQRHQIDWRWVKGHAGHRENEICDELARTAAEAPTEEDSGYITEQG
- a CDS encoding class I SAM-dependent methyltransferase yields the protein MKPARSEKELEKPHSWAQLKNGQWVSESIQLRLDEWSPKLFGYHMLKLGGLSCELTSVDCSIQHQVNLDIQNELHNIVADGYDLPFLEKSFDAVIMAHQLDYCNDPHRMLREVDRVMIDDGYLIVTGFNPISITGLSSLMPWRKNNLPWSGRMFTPNRIKDWLGLLNYQVIHQDSYAVFPFQTYPPMWTALENSFSNWIQIFGSLYFIVARKRTYPLKPIRPHWQLKRKLSPVSVNYNSHTKNKS
- the gloB gene encoding hydroxyacylglutathione hydrolase, with product MLHIKSIPAFNDNYIWLIKNSDNRCAVVDPGDAEPVLDYLNQHDLKLEAILITHHHHDHIGGIAELVRQHPEVNVVGPASEPVPTLTHEVKAGDQIELFGEVFLVLGLPGHTNGHIGYVGDAKLFCGDVLFSAGCGRVFEGTMEEMYSSLNKICALPEETEVYCAHEYTAANIAFALAVEPDNDLLRQYRDKVNRLRGQNVPTIPTSIRQEKWVNPFLRTDQASVIKSVSNRTGKTDPLSIFTALREWKNEF
- a CDS encoding endonuclease/exonuclease/phosphatase family protein — its product is MKKKTKILGVITAVSASVVTGYSLVFDLPGAPTLSIIDGAKVEKHIFCYENKSSRPIDSNGKINVLVWNIYKQNRDNWRSALQRYSSDAQLVLLQESSLTPALENWIESEDKFAIQVDAFKAFKVPAGVLSLSSSSPMFACAYTEKEPWIRLPKSGLFSLYKLSNGQTLAVVNLHAINFTYGTKEYQQQIKTLVSRLHEHSGPVLIGGDFNSWSAGRLKVLKRNLHEIGVEEAKFSPDNRRQFINGLPLDHLFYRGLILDKAHSPVTTASDHNPLIASFSLID
- the glnB gene encoding nitrogen regulatory protein P-II; its protein translation is MKKVEAIIKPFKLDDVREALAEVGITGMTVSEVKGFGRQKGHTELYRGAEYMVDFLPKVKLEIVVASDVLDQCVDTIIETAQTGKIGDGKIFITDIERVVRIRTGEEDEEAI
- a CDS encoding c-type cytochrome, with the protein product MILGMLTFSVGVVAKGDAAEGKKKAVVCGACHGTDGIAVIPGYPNLKGQNEQYLISSMNAYKNNQRSGGLSNVMQAQASLLSEQDIKNLAAYYAGLK
- the tilS gene encoding tRNA lysidine(34) synthetase TilS, translated to MSDLYPAFAGKLVKLVGSKPKLVLALSGGIDSRVMLDLLAEFRDKQRVNCIAVHVNHGLSKNAAAWADKCQIWCDEYQVPLYIENLTLDISSGDSLEKLARDGRYHALQKYIDAGDVLLTGQHADDQVETFLLALKRGSGPKGLAAMPEVKPFGQGIIVRPMLDISRKQVEEYAAERKLHWVDDESNLDTRFDRNFIRHRVTPLLGERWPSFPQAIRRSAQHCAEQEALLDELLTQPLNLLVDSDNSIEIEGLDEYSERARNQLLRMWTRRCGFLMPSQVQLSKLWLEVAMAAADANPQLNTSDAQFRRFNNKLYILKSAEDISDWQTPIELNTTVDLPDSLGSLTLKQSFTSGNIAIPEEKKGSLLVTFNPEGLSAHPLERNHSRKLKKLFQEYKVPSWLRRRTPILMCDGQVVAVAGLFVDRAFYGQECELIWDNDVQSV